A genomic stretch from Flavobacterium humidisoli includes:
- a CDS encoding FAD-dependent oxidoreductase, whose protein sequence is MEKSNQNINEGSITSGDNVSFWIDSTDIIAFEKPNQDIKTEVLIIGGGIAGLTTAYKLLKAGKNVVLVEDGFIGSGETGRTTAHLTCALDDRYYYLQNTFGKENARLAAESHTAAIDEIEKIISELNIDCDFERVNGYLFVHPNDKEKNLDKEFEATQNAGLETVLLNHTPSLAESQDQRCLAFKNQAQFHILHYLKGLSKAIIELGGIIYTEAHAENITEKGATVNGFDFSAKYVVVATNTPINDVLAMHTKQHAYRTYVIGGKIPKGSLPHALWWDTGDPESKWVAQPYHYVRLQNFNDEYDLLIIGGEDHKTGQGDEEGISEFSRYELLEIWGKKYFPLLDEISYKWSGQVMEPFDSLGFLGRNPNDKNIFIITGDSGNGMTHATIGAMIISDMIQGIENKWQDLYSPSRITFKAIGDYMKEAGNMASQYLDWITASDLKNTADLEPGDGGILSFGLRKVAVYRDYDKTLHAFSAVCPHLGCIVQWNSDEKSFDCPCHGSRFGSDGTVLNGPAESNLSNIKIK, encoded by the coding sequence ATGGAAAAATCAAATCAAAATATAAACGAAGGAAGCATCACTTCTGGTGATAATGTTTCTTTCTGGATTGATTCTACAGATATAATTGCTTTCGAAAAACCAAATCAGGATATTAAAACCGAAGTTCTAATTATTGGAGGCGGTATTGCTGGACTTACAACTGCTTACAAACTTTTAAAAGCAGGGAAAAATGTAGTTTTGGTAGAAGACGGTTTTATAGGAAGCGGAGAAACTGGAAGAACTACAGCACATTTGACTTGTGCTTTGGATGATCGATATTATTATCTTCAGAATACTTTTGGCAAAGAAAATGCAAGACTTGCAGCCGAAAGCCACACTGCCGCGATTGATGAAATCGAAAAAATTATTAGCGAATTAAACATCGACTGTGATTTTGAAAGAGTAAATGGTTATTTATTCGTTCATCCGAATGATAAAGAAAAAAATCTAGACAAAGAATTTGAAGCCACACAAAATGCAGGATTAGAAACTGTTCTTTTAAATCATACGCCTTCACTCGCAGAATCTCAGGATCAAAGATGTTTGGCTTTTAAAAATCAGGCTCAATTTCATATTTTACATTATTTAAAGGGACTTTCTAAAGCTATAATCGAATTAGGCGGAATTATTTATACAGAAGCACACGCCGAAAATATAACCGAAAAAGGCGCAACCGTAAATGGTTTTGATTTTTCCGCCAAATATGTTGTCGTTGCGACCAACACGCCAATAAACGACGTTTTAGCTATGCACACTAAACAGCACGCTTATAGAACCTACGTTATTGGAGGAAAAATTCCAAAAGGCAGTCTTCCGCATGCTTTATGGTGGGACACTGGAGATCCAGAATCTAAATGGGTAGCGCAACCTTACCATTATGTAAGATTGCAAAATTTTAATGATGAGTATGATTTACTGATTATTGGCGGTGAAGATCACAAAACGGGACAAGGAGATGAGGAAGGAATTTCTGAATTTTCACGCTATGAATTATTAGAAATTTGGGGCAAAAAATATTTTCCATTACTAGATGAAATCAGTTATAAATGGTCCGGACAAGTAATGGAACCTTTTGATTCTTTAGGCTTTCTAGGCAGAAATCCAAACGATAAGAATATCTTTATCATTACGGGAGATTCCGGAAACGGAATGACGCATGCCACTATTGGAGCCATGATTATTTCTGATATGATTCAGGGAATTGAAAATAAATGGCAGGATTTATATAGTCCGTCGCGAATTACTTTTAAAGCAATCGGCGATTATATGAAAGAAGCTGGAAATATGGCATCGCAATATCTTGACTGGATTACGGCATCTGATCTTAAAAACACAGCCGATTTAGAACCTGGAGACGGCGGCATTCTTTCTTTCGGTTTGCGAAAAGTGGCCGTTTATCGAGATTACGACAAAACACTCCATGCCTTTTCTGCTGTTTGTCCACATTTGGGA